One Eublepharis macularius isolate TG4126 chromosome 6, MPM_Emac_v1.0, whole genome shotgun sequence DNA segment encodes these proteins:
- the LOC129332646 gene encoding vomeronasal type-2 receptor 1-like, which yields MAHTKLWVLLVLYVGALQYLPARTEEAKPEGEEECRLLGKFDLRGYVEAEHTDHVIGGMFPMHFRTILEEDPTSTPPMSPQCEGFNFRGYRWVKAMILAIRHINKDPDILPNITLGYQIYDTCYTMSKTVENSLAFLTGQNETTPVFRCSSGAPLAAVVGAGGSTLSIASSRILGLYYFPQVGYASSSLLLSDKYQFPTYLRTIPSDNVQSQGMAILVKHFGWKWVGTIAADDDYGKYGVKAFKEKIEKITRSGEICIAFSETIPKIYSRTKIQKVVETVKDTNATVIVVYSSDIDFHPLVEEFMISNISSKTWIASEAWVTSALIARPEYFPLLGGAIGFGVRRGHIPGLKEFLLDIHPGRDPNDDLAIEFWQSAFNCTWPNASIPYNTDNRKNVTGHENRVNFTSDHFCTGEENLEELNNTYLDVSELRITYNVYKAVYAVAHGLHQLDLCTEDGGPFTGTSSRCASIDEFEPWQLMYYMKNKMEFTVLNETVHIDEKGDVYTPYDILNWQMNGTNDIAFVNVGKFNSSGAEDYEFMVYNDSIFWNNPAAANPRSTCNDNCQPGFRKGIQQGKPSCCYDCIKCAEGQFSNVTDARECNPCPEDYWSNADRSGCLHKEVEFLAYEEALGTTLIVLAVFGACVVLSVTGVYIKHRNTALVKANDRELSFLIQFSLVITLMTSILFIGKPVDWSCQSRQVSLALGFSLCLSCVLGKTVMLLLTHLAKNSKVAEKARMVFLPIFQKIIVLLSVLTEVGICTAYLILRPPRMNKNTQFLNVKIIFECDEGSIIFLCVMFGFDVFLAIQCFLTAFIARKLPNNFNEAKFVTFGMLVFFIVWISFVPAYLSTRGKFKVAVEIFAILASSFGLLGCIFVPKCYIILLKPLRNTEEIVHGKAATNDKSAPPTSASCTSEVNNTTVSTVLED from the exons ATGGCCCACACAAAGTTGTGGGTGCTCCTAGTATTATATGTAGGCGCTCTGCAGTACTTGCCTGCCCGAACAGAAGAAGCGAAACCTGAAGGTGAAGAAGAATGTAGGTTGCTTGGGAAATTTGATTTACGGGGCTAtgtagaagctgaacacacagaTCATGTTATAGGAGGGATGTTTCCAATGCACTTCAGGACCATACTGGAAGAAGACCCCACTAGTACACCACCAATGTCGCCACAGTGTGAGGG ATTTAATTTTCGGGGTTACCGCTGGGTCAAAGCCATGATACTTGCCATACGCCATATTAACAAAGACCCTGACATTCTACCAAACATTACTCTGGGCTACCAGATCTATGACACGTGCTATACAATGTCCAAAACAGTTGAGAACTCTTTGGCATTCCTCACCGGGCAGAATGAAACAACCCCTGTCTTCCGATGCAGCAGTGGAGCTCCTCTTGCGGCAGTTGTCGGAGCTGGTGGGTCAACCCTCTCCATTGCCTCCTCAAGAATCCTTGGACTTTATTATTTCCCTCAG GTTGGCTACGCCTCATCTTCCTTACTTCTCTCTGACAAGTATCAGTTCCCTACCTATCTCCGTACCATCCCAAGTGATAATGTGCAATCTCAAGGAATGGCAATCTTAGTTAAACATTTTGGTTGGAAATGGGTGGGAACAATTGCAGCAGATGATGATTATGGCAAATATGGTGTAAAAGCATTTAAAGAGAAGATTGAAAAGATAACCAGAAGTGGAGAGATCTGCATCGCTTTCTCAGAAACAATTCCAAAAATCTACTCCAGGACAAAAATACAAAAAGTAGTTGAAACTGTAAAAGACACCAATGCCACAGTCATTGTGGTCTACTCTTCTGATATTGACTTTCATCCTTTAGTGGAAGAGTTTATGATTAGCAATATCTCTAGCAAAACTTGGATAGCAAGTGAGGCCTGGGTTACATCAGCATTAATTGCGAGGCCTGAATACTTTCCTCTCCTTGGTGGGGCAATTGGCTTTGGTGTACGAAGAGGTCACATCCCGGGGCTCAAAGAATTTCTCCTGGACATACACCCTGGCAGAGATCCTAATGATGATCTAGCCATTGAATTTTGGCAGTCTGCCTTCAACTGCACTTGGCCTAATGCCAGCATACCATATAACACAGACAACAGGAAAAATGTAACTGGTCACGAGAACAGAGTTAATTTTACCTCCGACCACTTCTGCACTGGGGAAGAGAATCTTGAAGAACTTAACAATACCTACCTGGATGTTTCAGAACTTAGGATAACATATAACGTCTATAAAGCTGTCTACGCTGTTGCTCATGGTCTTCATCAATTAGATCTCTGTACGGAAGATGGCGGACCATTTACTGGCACCAGTAGTCGCTGTGCCTCAATAGATGAATTTGAACCCTGGCAG TTAATGTACTACATGAAGAATAAGATGGAATTCACAGTGCTTAATGAAAccgtacacatagatgaaaaagGAGATGTGTATACCCCCTATGATATTCTGAACTGGCAGATGAATGGCACAAATGATATTGCCTTTGTAAATGTTGGAAAGTTTAACAGCTCTGGGGCAGAGGATTATGAGTTTATGGTATATAATGATTCTATCTTCTGGAACaatccagcagcagca AATCCACGTTCCACCTGTAATGACAACTGCCAACCAGGTTTTCGAAAGGGGATCCAGCAAGGAAAGCCCTCCTGCTGTTATGATTGCATAAAATGTGCAGAAGGACAGTTCAGTAATGTAACAG ATGCAAGGGAATGTAACCCATGTCCGGAGGATTACTGGTCCAATGCCGACAGAAGTGGATGCTTACATAAAGAGGTGGAATTTCTGGCTTATGAAGAAGCCTTAGGAACTACATTGATCGTACTAGCTGTATTTGGCGCATGCGTCGTCCTGTCAGTGACCGGTGTCTACATAAAACACAGGAACACTGCTCTTGTGAAAGCCAATGATCGAGAGCTGAGCTTCCTCATTCAATTTTCCCTTGTCATAACCTTAATGACGTCGATCCTCTTTATTGGAAAGCCGGTTGACTGGTCGTGTCAGTCCCGCCAGGTGTCCCTGGCTCTGGGCTTTTCTCTTTGCCTTTCCTGTGTCTTAGGAAAGACTGTTATGCTTCTCCTGACTCACCTGGCCAAAAATTCAAAAGTTGCTGAGAAAGCTCGAATGGTTTTCCTGCCAATTTTCCAAAAaatcattgttctcctctctgtaCTAACCGAAGTGGGCATTTGCACTGCCTACCTCATCCTTAGGCCACCCCGTATGAATAAAAACACCCAGTTCCTAAATGTGAAAATCATTTTTGAATGCGATGAGGGCTCTATAATCTTCTTGTGCGTGATGTTTGGGTTTGATGTGTTTCTAGCCATACAATGCTTTCTCACTGCCTTCATAGCCCGCAAGCTTCCCAACAacttcaatgaagccaagtttgTGACCTTTGGGATGCTGGTCTTCTTCATCGTCTGGATTTCCTTTGTTCCGGCTTACTTAAGTACAAGAGGGAAGTTCAAAGTGGCCGTGGAGATATTTGCAATTCTGGCTTCCAGCTTTGGCTTGTTAGGGTGCATATTTGTGCCAAAATGTTACATCATTTTATTGAAACCTTTGAGGAACACAGAAGAAATAGTGCACGGCAAAGCTGCCACCAATGACAAGAGCGCACCACCAACCTCAGCATCCTGCACCAGTGAAGTTAACAACACTACTGTCTCCACAGTTCTGGAGGATTAG